One Sphingomonas limnosediminicola DNA segment encodes these proteins:
- a CDS encoding YjbE family putative metal transport protein (Members of this highly hydrophobic protein family,regularly are found preceded by the yybP-ykoY manganese riboswitch (see RF00080). A metal cation transport function is proposed.), which yields MDIAAFLTPSAITALIEILFIDIVLAGDNAIVVGALAAGLPADQRRKVIMIGVLAALVLRIVFALVVSQLLQIVGLVLAGGLLLLWVAWRMYREIRDPNENPGSEEVVGDEHSGLKAPRSFANAAWGVALADVSMSLDNVLAVAGAAREHPYILVFGLVLSVIMMGIAANYIARYIERYRWIAWAGLLVILWVALKMIWEGASHVAPVIAPFFT from the coding sequence ATGGACATCGCCGCTTTCCTGACGCCGTCGGCGATCACCGCGCTTATCGAAATCCTTTTTATCGACATCGTCCTGGCCGGCGACAATGCGATCGTCGTCGGTGCGCTTGCGGCCGGGCTTCCGGCCGATCAGCGTCGCAAGGTCATCATGATCGGCGTGCTGGCGGCGCTTGTGCTGCGGATCGTCTTTGCGCTCGTGGTTTCACAGCTCCTGCAGATCGTGGGCTTAGTCCTTGCTGGCGGCCTGCTGCTGTTGTGGGTTGCATGGCGCATGTATCGCGAAATTCGCGACCCGAACGAGAATCCGGGTTCGGAAGAGGTCGTCGGTGACGAGCATTCGGGCCTGAAGGCGCCCAGGAGCTTCGCCAATGCAGCTTGGGGCGTCGCGCTTGCCGACGTCAGCATGAGCCTCGACAATGTTCTGGCGGTCGCCGGCGCGGCCCGCGAGCACCCATACATTCTCGTCTTCGGTCTCGTGCTGTCCGTTATCATGATGGGGATCGCCGCCAACTACATCGCTCGTTACATCGAGCGGTACCGCTGGATCGCTTGGGCGGGCCTGTTGGTGATTCTGTGGGTAGCTTTGAAGATGATCTGGGAGGGCGCAAGCCACGTCGCGCCGGTGATCGCGCCCTTTTTCACCTGA
- a CDS encoding ankyrin repeat domain-containing protein — MKAFNFAQLAVGTALGLASPAAAQMTGGGYKGVEFVEAVRKSDGDKAMELLTSSAPGIVDSKADDGNTALIVALMRRDEEWTGFLLNKGADPNLAGKGGDTPLIVASRIGFDQAVEWLLSMGAKADTSNRMGETPLIVAVQARQTPVVKLLLNAGADPDRTDTAAGYSARDYAQRDPRARDIQQLIQAKKPKPAGK; from the coding sequence GTGAAAGCATTCAACTTTGCGCAGCTCGCGGTCGGAACAGCACTGGGCCTCGCCTCACCTGCAGCCGCGCAGATGACGGGCGGCGGATACAAGGGCGTCGAGTTCGTCGAGGCCGTCCGCAAAAGCGATGGCGACAAGGCGATGGAGCTTCTGACCAGCAGCGCGCCGGGCATCGTCGATTCCAAGGCCGATGACGGCAACACCGCCCTGATCGTGGCACTCATGCGGCGCGACGAAGAATGGACGGGCTTCCTCCTCAACAAGGGCGCGGATCCGAACCTGGCGGGAAAGGGCGGGGACACCCCGCTGATCGTCGCGTCGCGCATCGGTTTCGATCAAGCTGTCGAGTGGCTGCTCTCGATGGGCGCCAAGGCAGACACGTCCAATCGCATGGGTGAAACGCCGTTGATCGTGGCCGTGCAAGCGCGCCAGACGCCGGTCGTAAAGCTGCTACTCAATGCCGGAGCTGACCCTGATCGCACCGACACCGCCGCCGGCTATTCCGCCCGCGATTACGCGCAACGTGACCCACGGGCGCGCGACATCCAACAACTCATTCAGGCCAAAAAGCCAAAGCCAGCCGGAAAGTAG
- the dnaQ gene encoding DNA polymerase III subunit epsilon: protein MREIVFDTETTGLNPAAGDRMVEIGCIEIFNRVETGRHFHAYFNPERDMPPEAEAVHGLSTIFLSDKPRFLEKVEELLEFIEDSPLVAHNASFDFGFLNFELGRCGKPAVCITRMRDTLALARTRHPGAKHSLDALCMRFGIDRSHRVKHGALLDAQLLAQVYVELTGGRQIGLGLVADAGSITVQDSSRPVTVREPRPPRPHAAAEEELARHRAFISRLANPLWARIPGVL from the coding sequence GTGCGGGAAATTGTCTTCGATACGGAAACCACCGGGCTGAATCCTGCCGCCGGCGATCGAATGGTCGAGATCGGCTGCATCGAGATTTTCAATCGAGTCGAAACCGGCCGGCACTTCCACGCTTATTTCAATCCCGAGCGCGATATGCCGCCCGAGGCGGAGGCAGTGCACGGGCTATCGACAATTTTCCTGTCGGACAAACCGCGCTTCCTCGAGAAGGTCGAAGAGCTGCTCGAATTCATCGAGGATTCGCCGCTCGTCGCGCATAACGCTTCGTTCGACTTCGGCTTCCTCAACTTCGAGCTCGGTCGCTGCGGCAAGCCCGCCGTCTGCATTACCCGCATGCGCGACACGCTAGCGCTTGCACGCACCCGGCATCCCGGCGCGAAGCACAGCCTCGACGCGCTGTGCATGCGCTTCGGGATCGACCGCAGCCATCGGGTGAAGCACGGCGCTCTGCTCGACGCGCAGCTTCTCGCGCAGGTCTATGTCGAGCTCACTGGGGGCCGGCAGATCGGCCTTGGCCTTGTCGCCGATGCAGGCAGCATCACAGTCCAGGATTCGTCGCGTCCGGTCACCGTGCGTGAACCTCGTCCGCCCAGGCCCCATGCGGCAGCGGAAGAGGAACTTGCACGGCACCGAGCGTTTATCTCCCGCCTGGCCAACCCGCTTTGGGCACGCATCCCCGGAGTCCTGTAA
- the coaE gene encoding dephospho-CoA kinase (Dephospho-CoA kinase (CoaE) performs the final step in coenzyme A biosynthesis.) gives MIKLALTGSIGMGKSTVAAMFERAGVPVFDADAVVRSLQGPGGALVERIGERFPGTVKGGVLDRERLSRVVLEDPPELAALEAIVHPAVQDARQAFLDKHRDAPALLFDIPLLFETGGEASFDKVIVVSAPAEAQRARVLSRPGMTADKFSSILARQMTDAEKRKRADFIIDTGADLSTTEAQVRDIIACLLLRGGR, from the coding sequence ATGATCAAGCTCGCCCTCACCGGTTCGATCGGCATGGGCAAGTCGACCGTCGCCGCAATGTTCGAACGAGCCGGCGTACCGGTGTTCGATGCGGATGCTGTCGTGCGCAGCCTCCAGGGCCCGGGCGGTGCGCTGGTCGAGCGCATTGGCGAGCGCTTTCCGGGCACCGTGAAAGGCGGCGTGCTCGATCGGGAGAGGCTTTCCCGCGTCGTCCTCGAGGACCCGCCAGAACTCGCCGCGCTGGAGGCGATCGTTCATCCCGCCGTCCAGGATGCGCGCCAGGCGTTCCTCGATAAGCATCGAGACGCGCCGGCCCTTCTCTTTGACATTCCCTTACTGTTCGAGACCGGCGGCGAAGCGTCATTCGACAAGGTCATTGTCGTCTCGGCGCCTGCCGAAGCTCAGCGCGCCAGGGTGCTCTCACGGCCCGGGATGACCGCCGACAAATTCTCTTCGATTCTCGCACGGCAGATGACTGATGCGGAGAAGCGCAAACGCGCTGATTTCATCATCGACACGGGCGCCGACCTATCCACAACCGAGGCCCAGGTCCGCGACATAATTGCTTGTCTCTTACTCCGTGGGGGTAGATAG
- a CDS encoding cell wall hydrolase translates to MFVESANATIQKVAIPDLLDPRDEPVLTDSQSHQNQDSDNAPSAATASTDNDETSVKATGDLSTMVAQLRDADAGSHELECLATGIYFESKSEPLAGQLAVGKVIANRAQSGGRFPSTYCGVLFQRGQFSFVHGGRLPSVPRASRQWQTAVAMAKIVDQRLQQSSAGNALFFHARYVSPGWRLKRVASIGNHVFYR, encoded by the coding sequence GTGTTCGTGGAGAGTGCCAATGCTACCATTCAAAAGGTAGCGATCCCTGATTTGCTCGATCCGCGTGACGAGCCCGTTTTGACCGATTCTCAGTCGCATCAGAACCAGGACAGCGATAACGCGCCGTCCGCCGCGACTGCTTCCACCGATAACGACGAGACGTCCGTAAAGGCGACCGGCGATCTTTCCACGATGGTGGCGCAGCTGCGCGACGCCGATGCCGGGAGCCACGAGCTCGAGTGCCTCGCGACCGGGATCTACTTCGAATCGAAGAGCGAGCCGCTTGCCGGTCAGCTTGCCGTGGGGAAAGTGATCGCCAACCGCGCGCAAAGCGGCGGCCGTTTCCCGTCGACCTATTGCGGAGTACTGTTCCAGCGTGGCCAGTTCTCCTTCGTGCACGGTGGACGGCTTCCGTCTGTCCCGCGCGCGAGCCGGCAATGGCAGACCGCGGTTGCGATGGCGAAGATCGTCGACCAGCGGCTCCAGCAATCGTCGGCCGGCAACGCGCTGTTCTTCCACGCTCGCTACGTGTCGCCGGGTTGGCGGCTCAAGCGCGTGGCTTCGATCGGAAACCACGTTTTCTACCGCTAA
- a CDS encoding DUF1491 family protein, translating into MSERLPAHVEAAGMLRHAEALGGFGVVLRKGDPERGSILLVISSRGRHVACLERVLSLDGTYSWRAVGPGESASSIEIADFLAKRARFDEDSWVLELDIPDAERFIAETTAAG; encoded by the coding sequence CTGAGCGAACGGCTCCCAGCGCATGTCGAAGCCGCCGGCATGCTTCGCCACGCCGAGGCGCTTGGCGGTTTCGGAGTGGTGCTACGCAAGGGCGACCCAGAGCGTGGCTCGATCCTGTTGGTGATCAGTAGCCGGGGGCGGCACGTCGCTTGCCTGGAGCGCGTGCTTTCTCTCGACGGAACTTACAGCTGGCGCGCTGTCGGACCGGGCGAATCCGCAAGTTCCATCGAAATTGCTGACTTCCTCGCCAAACGAGCACGTTTCGACGAGGATTCCTGGGTGCTGGAACTGGATATCCCGGACGCTGAACGGTTCATCGCTGAAACGACCGCCGCGGGTTGA
- a CDS encoding MmcB family DNA repair protein translates to MATQPDSLCFTDAPPIAAEVARGVTRLFCRQDLFAVCEVPLPNGRRADLMAIDGKGGLTIVEIKVAKSDLLGDGKWTDYLEYCDRFFWAVPPHLARILDEERYLPQAAGLIVADRYDAAVVREAADRPLAPARRKAEVLRFARRAARRLSAQIDPSLGDAN, encoded by the coding sequence ATGGCCACGCAGCCCGATTCTCTCTGCTTTACCGACGCGCCGCCGATCGCCGCCGAAGTTGCACGCGGTGTCACACGACTGTTCTGCCGTCAGGATCTCTTCGCCGTTTGCGAAGTGCCGCTGCCAAATGGCCGGCGCGCGGACCTGATGGCGATCGATGGAAAGGGCGGGTTGACCATCGTCGAGATCAAGGTTGCCAAGTCCGACCTGCTGGGCGACGGCAAATGGACCGATTATCTGGAATATTGCGACCGTTTCTTCTGGGCAGTTCCCCCGCACTTGGCACGGATTCTCGACGAGGAACGCTACCTCCCGCAGGCCGCCGGACTGATTGTCGCGGACCGCTATGACGCCGCCGTGGTCCGTGAGGCAGCGGACCGTCCCTTGGCGCCTGCGCGCCGAAAGGCGGAAGTGCTGCGTTTCGCCAGGAGAGCCGCGCGGCGTCTGTCCGCGCAGATCGATCCGTCGCTAGGCGACGCGAACTAG
- a CDS encoding CopD family protein, with amino-acid sequence MTDLTGFLGPAYPWVKAAHVTFVIFWMAGLFLLPRLYVYHQETALGSPEDRAWIEREARVRSIILTPAMILVWILGLMLAFNIDAWSQGWFHAKLALVIALSGYQGWLASYGKKLANGHRPLSGKTVRMLNEVPGIAAAIIVVLVIVRPF; translated from the coding sequence TTGACAGACCTGACCGGTTTTCTCGGCCCGGCTTATCCATGGGTGAAGGCGGCACACGTCACCTTCGTCATTTTCTGGATGGCAGGCTTGTTCCTGCTTCCGCGCCTATACGTCTACCATCAGGAAACGGCGCTAGGTTCGCCCGAGGACCGCGCGTGGATCGAGCGCGAGGCGCGAGTCCGCTCGATCATCCTGACGCCGGCCATGATCCTGGTGTGGATCCTGGGCCTCATGCTGGCCTTCAACATCGACGCCTGGAGCCAGGGCTGGTTTCACGCCAAGCTGGCTCTGGTGATTGCGCTCAGCGGCTATCAGGGCTGGCTTGCATCATATGGTAAGAAGCTGGCCAACGGACACCGCCCGCTTTCAGGCAAGACCGTTCGCATGCTGAACGAGGTGCCCGGAATCGCCGCGGCCATCATCGTCGTCTTAGTGATCGTCCGCCCTTTCTGA
- a CDS encoding PTS sugar transporter subunit IIA has protein sequence MQLADFLDFDAIRTGFPGGNKRSLLQQLANLAAQRLGVNAATLHASLNEREQLGSTGFGQGVAIPHGKIEGLSRIYGLFVRLAEPVDYKAIDGRPVDLIFLLLSPVDAGAEHLKALAAISRVTRNGATLEKMRGARSRDALAAVLMGADERDAA, from the coding sequence ATGCAGCTTGCCGATTTCCTTGATTTCGACGCGATCCGCACGGGTTTTCCCGGAGGAAACAAGCGCTCCTTGCTGCAGCAATTGGCGAACCTTGCCGCGCAGCGGCTCGGCGTAAACGCGGCTACGCTGCATGCGAGCCTCAATGAGCGTGAGCAACTGGGATCGACCGGTTTCGGTCAGGGAGTCGCCATCCCGCACGGCAAGATCGAAGGCTTGAGCCGCATCTACGGCCTGTTCGTCAGGCTCGCCGAACCTGTCGACTACAAAGCGATCGACGGGAGGCCGGTCGATCTCATTTTCCTGCTGCTCTCTCCTGTCGATGCTGGCGCCGAGCATTTGAAGGCGCTGGCGGCGATCAGCCGCGTCACGCGCAATGGCGCGACGCTCGAGAAGATGCGGGGCGCACGCAGCCGCGATGCGCTGGCCGCTGTGCTGATGGGCGCCGACGAGCGCGACGCAGCCTGA
- a CDS encoding YcgN family cysteine cluster protein has protein sequence MNDRTPFWELPLTALDGGQWEALCDGCGRCCIHKLEDEDTGLLYPTNVACKLLDRRAGQCRDYKNRKKLVSDCVKLDRKNLSSLDWLPDSCAYKLRAAGKPLPEWHYLISGSRETVHEAGQSTRGWTVSEEDAGELEFHVVERPL, from the coding sequence ATGAACGACCGCACGCCATTCTGGGAATTGCCCCTGACCGCGCTCGACGGAGGCCAGTGGGAAGCGCTGTGCGATGGCTGCGGACGATGCTGCATCCACAAGCTCGAGGACGAGGACACAGGGCTTCTCTACCCTACCAATGTCGCGTGCAAGCTGCTCGACCGACGCGCCGGCCAATGCCGCGATTACAAGAACCGGAAGAAACTCGTGTCTGATTGCGTGAAGCTTGATCGCAAGAATCTTTCGAGCCTCGACTGGCTGCCGGATAGCTGCGCCTACAAATTGCGTGCGGCCGGCAAACCGCTGCCCGAATGGCACTATCTGATCTCGGGCAGCCGTGAGACAGTGCATGAAGCTGGGCAGTCGACACGCGGGTGGACCGTCAGCGAAGAGGATGCGGGGGAGCTTGAATTCCATGTGGTCGAGCGGCCGCTCTGA
- the rho gene encoding transcription termination factor Rho, whose amino-acid sequence MHLKDLKKKTPAELVAMAEEMGVEGASTMRKQDLMFSILKIQAENGTEIMGAGTIEVLNDGFGFLRSPEANYLAGPDDIYVAPSIVRRFGLRTGDTVEGEIRGPKEGERYFALTRVTTINFDDPEQVRHRVNFDNLTPLYPDEKLKLDTLDPTIKDKSARVIDIVSPLGKGQRALIVAPPRTGKTVLLQNIARAITDNNPEVILIVLLIDERPEEVTDMQRSVNGEVISSTFDEPAQRHVQVAEMVIEKAKRLVEHKKDVVILLDSITRLGRAYNTVVPSSGKVLTGGVDANALQRPKRFFGAARNIEEGGSLSIIATALIDTGSKMDEVIFEEFKGTGNSEIVLDRKVADKRIFPSLDVGKSGTRKEELLVEQGTLTKMWVLRRILMQMGTVDAMQFLLDKMKDAKSNEDFFASMNQ is encoded by the coding sequence ATGCATCTAAAAGATTTGAAAAAGAAAACACCCGCCGAGCTCGTCGCAATGGCAGAGGAGATGGGGGTCGAAGGCGCGTCGACGATGCGCAAGCAGGACCTCATGTTCTCCATTCTCAAGATCCAGGCCGAAAACGGCACCGAGATCATGGGTGCGGGCACGATCGAAGTGCTCAACGACGGCTTCGGCTTCCTGCGGTCGCCCGAGGCAAATTATCTGGCGGGCCCGGACGACATTTATGTGGCCCCGTCGATCGTCAGGCGCTTTGGTCTCCGCACGGGCGACACCGTCGAAGGCGAAATCCGCGGGCCCAAGGAGGGCGAGCGCTATTTTGCGCTGACCCGCGTCACCACCATCAATTTCGATGATCCGGAGCAGGTCCGTCACCGCGTCAATTTTGACAATCTGACGCCGCTCTACCCCGACGAGAAGCTGAAGCTCGACACACTCGACCCGACCATCAAAGACAAGTCGGCACGCGTGATCGATATCGTCTCGCCGCTCGGTAAGGGACAGCGCGCCCTGATCGTCGCCCCGCCGCGGACCGGTAAGACCGTGCTGCTGCAGAACATCGCCCGCGCGATCACCGACAATAATCCCGAAGTCATACTAATCGTGCTGCTCATCGACGAGCGCCCGGAAGAAGTGACCGACATGCAGCGGTCGGTGAATGGCGAGGTCATTTCCTCGACCTTCGACGAGCCCGCCCAGCGCCACGTCCAGGTCGCCGAGATGGTGATCGAAAAGGCCAAGCGCCTGGTCGAGCACAAGAAGGACGTCGTCATCCTCCTGGACTCCATCACCCGCCTTGGCCGCGCCTACAACACGGTCGTGCCGAGCTCGGGCAAGGTGTTGACCGGCGGCGTCGACGCCAATGCGTTACAGCGCCCGAAGCGCTTTTTCGGCGCCGCGCGCAACATCGAGGAGGGCGGCTCGCTTTCGATCATCGCCACCGCGCTGATCGATACCGGTTCCAAGATGGACGAAGTCATCTTCGAAGAGTTCAAAGGAACCGGTAACAGCGAAATCGTCCTCGACCGCAAGGTCGCTGACAAGCGTATCTTCCCGTCCCTGGATGTCGGCAAGTCCGGCACTCGCAAGGAAGAGCTGCTGGTCGAACAGGGCACGCTCACCAAGATGTGGGTGCTCCGCCGCATTCTGATGCAGATGGGCACCGTCGATGCGATGCAGTTCCTCCTCGACAAGATGAAAGACGCCAAGTCGAACGAGGATTTCTTCGCTTCCATGAATCAGTAA
- a CDS encoding nucleoside triphosphate pyrophosphatase, whose translation MTLILASSSAIRRQMLDAAGVGYQAIPSNVDEAHAKARLTAPEEIALALARAKAIDVSNGHSAATVIGSDSVASVEGRLFDKPKDRNQAVEHLRFFSGKAMTLTSAVAIARKSVVEWGHVEVARLQVRALSEPFIQTYLDAEWPEVGYCVGVFRMEGRGVQLFDRIDGEYFTILGMPLLPLLGALRERGLLPS comes from the coding sequence GTGACACTAATTCTTGCTTCGTCGAGCGCGATCCGGCGCCAAATGCTCGACGCTGCGGGCGTGGGGTACCAGGCGATTCCGTCGAACGTCGATGAAGCTCATGCGAAAGCCCGGCTGACGGCGCCCGAAGAGATCGCCCTGGCGCTTGCGCGGGCGAAGGCAATCGACGTCAGCAATGGGCACTCTGCCGCGACAGTCATCGGCAGCGACAGCGTCGCCAGCGTCGAAGGTCGCCTGTTCGACAAGCCCAAGGACCGCAATCAGGCGGTTGAACACCTCCGTTTCTTTTCGGGCAAGGCAATGACCTTGACCAGCGCTGTCGCAATCGCGCGCAAGTCGGTGGTGGAGTGGGGCCACGTGGAAGTTGCGCGACTGCAGGTGCGGGCGCTGTCGGAACCCTTCATTCAAACCTATCTCGACGCTGAATGGCCCGAGGTCGGCTATTGTGTGGGCGTGTTTCGAATGGAGGGCCGCGGCGTGCAGCTGTTCGATCGCATCGACGGAGAATATTTTACGATCCTCGGCATGCCACTCCTCCCGCTGCTCGGCGCACTGCGGGAGCGAGGATTGCTCCCTTCATGA
- a CDS encoding YjbE family putative metal transport protein (Members of this highly hydrophobic protein family,regularly are found preceded by the yybP-ykoY manganese riboswitch (see RF00080). A metal cation transport function is proposed.): MVAFPSLNFGAVATASGMAKLGQIIIGDLTMAGDNVVIMGSLASGLPPKDRRKVLLLGVGMALFFLIAFALIATQLLKITGLIFAGGLLLLWVAYNMWRELHPAKEVVCDDPDTPEIEGPARTKTFLQAAIQITIADLSMSLDNVLLVASIARDEPALLFIGLTFSVLFMGFAANYVARLIHRYHWINYVGLVVILWVALNMIYDGWVGGEHVLGLRDLLGLG; this comes from the coding sequence ATGGTTGCGTTTCCGAGCTTGAATTTCGGCGCGGTCGCCACCGCGTCGGGCATGGCCAAGCTTGGTCAGATCATCATTGGCGACCTCACGATGGCGGGCGACAACGTCGTCATCATGGGGTCGCTGGCGTCCGGCCTTCCGCCCAAGGACCGCCGCAAGGTACTTCTGCTCGGCGTGGGGATGGCGCTCTTCTTCCTCATCGCCTTTGCGCTGATCGCCACACAGCTGCTGAAGATTACGGGCCTTATCTTCGCCGGTGGCCTGCTGCTGTTGTGGGTTGCCTACAATATGTGGCGAGAGCTGCATCCGGCGAAGGAGGTCGTTTGCGACGATCCCGACACCCCGGAGATTGAGGGCCCGGCGCGGACCAAGACTTTCCTCCAGGCGGCGATACAGATCACCATTGCCGACCTCAGCATGAGCCTCGACAATGTCCTGCTAGTCGCCTCGATTGCGAGGGACGAGCCGGCGCTGCTGTTCATTGGCTTGACCTTCTCGGTGCTCTTCATGGGTTTCGCCGCCAACTATGTTGCGCGGCTGATCCACCGCTATCACTGGATCAATTACGTCGGCCTGGTCGTGATCCTGTGGGTAGCGCTCAACATGATTTATGATGGCTGGGTGGGCGGTGAGCATGTGTTGGGGTTGAGGGACCTGCTCGGCCTCGGTTAG
- the hpf gene encoding ribosome hibernation-promoting factor, HPF/YfiA family, with product MDVRVAGHQVDTGESLREHAQRRVADITQKYFSRSVGANVTFGRGPNNDFTCDIVAPVANGVVLKASHNAREPDLAFNGAADRIEKQLRRYTNRLKEHKVDESAQDVVDNAAYTILSPAPEEAQAADAPAIVAETRVDIPEASVSDAVMLMDLRNTSALLFKNSATGDFNMVYRREDGNIGWVEPRSN from the coding sequence GTGGACGTTCGGGTCGCTGGACATCAGGTCGACACCGGCGAATCACTGCGGGAGCATGCTCAGCGCAGGGTCGCCGACATTACCCAAAAGTATTTTTCGAGGTCGGTAGGGGCCAACGTTACCTTCGGGCGTGGACCCAACAACGACTTCACCTGCGACATCGTCGCTCCCGTCGCGAACGGGGTTGTCCTCAAGGCGTCGCACAACGCGCGAGAGCCGGATCTCGCCTTCAACGGCGCTGCCGACCGCATCGAAAAGCAGCTCCGCCGCTACACCAACCGTCTCAAGGAGCATAAGGTCGACGAGTCGGCACAGGACGTGGTCGACAACGCGGCCTACACGATCCTTTCGCCAGCGCCGGAGGAAGCCCAGGCGGCCGACGCACCGGCAATCGTCGCCGAAACGCGAGTCGACATTCCCGAAGCGAGCGTGTCCGACGCCGTCATGCTGATGGACCTCAGGAATACGAGCGCGCTTCTGTTTAAGAATAGCGCAACGGGCGACTTCAACATGGTCTATCGCCGCGAGGATGGAAACATCGGCTGGGTTGAGCCGCGCAGCAACTGA
- the hemE gene encoding uroporphyrinogen decarboxylase, which yields MLAVLRGERRDPTPVWMMRQAGRYLPEYRELRAEKGGFLDLVYDSDAAANITLQPLQRFAALDAAILFSDILIVPFAIGQNLTFVAGEGPRLTPTMLASKLQDLTPHAGRLDPIYETVAKVKARLDPSKTLIGFAGSPWTVATYMVAGQGSREQAETRRFAYADPGAFSAIIGRIEEVTIEYLSRQIDAGADAVQLFDSWAGSLSPAQFEQWVVAPTSRIVASLRERYPDVPVIGFPKGAGGKLAAYARETGVTALGLDETVDPHWAANELPADLPVQGNLDPLSLIAGGEALKNAVSRILDAFAGRPHIFNLGHGILQDTPIANVQSMLAQVKGEA from the coding sequence ATGCTCGCCGTGCTTCGCGGTGAACGTCGCGACCCAACGCCGGTGTGGATGATGCGACAGGCGGGACGTTACCTTCCTGAGTACCGTGAGCTGCGGGCGGAGAAGGGCGGCTTCCTCGACCTGGTCTACGATAGCGATGCGGCCGCCAATATCACCCTTCAGCCTTTGCAGCGCTTCGCCGCGCTCGATGCCGCGATTCTCTTTTCCGACATCCTGATTGTCCCGTTCGCCATTGGCCAAAACCTCACCTTCGTCGCCGGCGAGGGGCCGCGGCTGACGCCGACGATGCTTGCGTCGAAGCTTCAGGACCTCACGCCCCACGCTGGACGTCTAGATCCGATCTACGAGACCGTGGCAAAAGTGAAGGCTCGGCTCGACCCGTCCAAGACCCTCATCGGCTTCGCTGGAAGCCCATGGACGGTCGCTACGTACATGGTCGCCGGGCAGGGCAGTCGGGAGCAGGCGGAGACGCGGCGGTTCGCCTACGCCGATCCTGGAGCCTTCAGTGCGATCATCGGGCGGATCGAAGAGGTCACGATCGAATATCTGTCGCGCCAGATCGACGCGGGCGCCGATGCAGTGCAGCTTTTTGACAGCTGGGCCGGGAGCCTCTCGCCGGCACAGTTCGAGCAATGGGTGGTGGCGCCCACATCGCGGATCGTGGCGAGCTTGCGCGAGCGTTACCCGGACGTTCCCGTCATCGGCTTCCCCAAGGGCGCCGGCGGCAAGCTTGCGGCTTATGCGCGCGAAACCGGTGTCACCGCGCTGGGCCTCGATGAGACGGTCGACCCCCACTGGGCAGCGAACGAGCTTCCGGCGGACCTGCCCGTGCAGGGCAATCTCGATCCCTTGTCATTGATCGCCGGCGGCGAAGCCTTGAAGAACGCCGTCTCGCGAATCCTTGACGCGTTCGCTGGTCGTCCTCACATCTTCAATCTTGGGCACGGCATCCTTCAGGACACGCCGATCGCCAACGTGCAGAGCATGCTCGCGCAGGTGAAGGGGGAAGCTTGA